The following are encoded in a window of Candida dubliniensis CD36 chromosome 4, complete sequence genomic DNA:
- a CDS encoding conserved hypothetical protein (possibly Candida-specific) — MKFSKVASIAFLALSTQAAIVQNNQEPTKVKKDVVVGGANGDGNGNILSQREYNYDVLAKDDEISTIISIITSALTDVLPELIKIISGLLGDGSSPSGAPGSLDLQKIIDDVIEEIKKILPQTVLAVQQGSSKVKRDAASDIIQEFINEGIKLTPEVIAFLEKIVPQIIGAIIKEAPQLIGGSS; from the coding sequence atgaaattttccAAAGTCGCTTCAATTGCTTTCCTCGCTTTATCCACTCAGGCTGCTATCGTTCAAAACAATCAAGAACCAACCAAGGTCAAAAaggatgttgttgttggaggTGCTAATGGTgatggtaatggtaatattCTCTCTCAAAGAGAATACAATTATGATGTTCTTGCCAAAGACGATGAGATCTCAActattatttcaattataacTAGTGCCCTTACTGATGTTTTACCAGAACTCATCAAGATTATCAGTGGTCTTTTGGGAGATGGATCTTCTCCTAGTGGAGCTCCTGGTTCGTTAGACttgcaaaaaataattgacGATGTCATTGAggaaatcaaaaagatCCTTCCTCAAACTGTCTTAGCTGTTCAACAAGGTTCAAGCAAAGTAAAGAGAGATGCTGCATCAGATATTATTCAGGAATTCATTAACGAGGGAATCAAACTTACCCCTGAAGTTATAGCTTTCcttgaaaaaattgtccCTCAAATTATTGGTGCAATTATCAAGGAAGCTCCTCAACTTATTGGAGGATCTTCTTGA